A stretch of Arachis hypogaea cultivar Tifrunner chromosome 15, arahy.Tifrunner.gnm2.J5K5, whole genome shotgun sequence DNA encodes these proteins:
- the LOC112747678 gene encoding protein S-acyltransferase 10-like isoform X1 encodes MTIVGICRPMRSPWDQPMDRCLRFFPCLIDPARRSAMCVKLVLVTVHLVYIGVLFLIDGDLIEKTKKEPVYTACYLLLFFVTLIQYFVTSISSPGYVLDAMMTLTERNVLYRKTSEASSLPASGKNGSFVVAVEGSQAGKNISGNNTPTWSKLVADLYPMGTTIRTWTCSYCNVEQPPRSKHCHDCDKCVLQFDHHCVWLGNCIGQGNHCRFWWYLCEETALCLWTGILYISYLKDHIKSSWWRDAIMIVLLITLSISLIFLLLLLLFHSYLILTNQTTYELVRRRRIPYLRGIPERVHPFSKGVSRNVYNFCCGSSSVYNMERLPTPQETEEKSRPYTCLDVVTCRCC; translated from the exons ATGACGATCGTTGGTATATGCCGCCCTATGCGTTCCCCTTGGGATCAACCCATGGATCGCTGCCTCAGATTCTTTCCATGCCTCATTGACCCTG CTCGGAGGTCTGCGATGTGCGTGAAATTGGTCTTGGTGACTGTCCATTTGGTTTATATTGGCGTTCTCTTCTTAATTGATGGAGATTTGATAGAAAAGACTAAGAAGGAACCGGT GTACACTGCTTGTTACTTGCTGTTGTTCTTTGTTACTTTAATACAATACTTTGTTACATCTATTTCTTCTCCGGG CTATGTCCTTGATGCCATGATGACTCTTACTGAGAGAAATGTCCTATACAGAAAGACATCAGAAGCCTCAAG TCTACCAGCTTCAGGCAAAAATGGGAGTTTCGTTGTTGCTGTCGAGGGATCTCAGGCAGGAAAAAATATTTCAGGAAATAATACACCAACTTGGTCAAAGTTAGTGGCAGACTTGTATCCTATGGGAACAACAATCAG AACATGGACATGCAGCTACTGCAATGTGGAACAG CCTCCACGATCAAAGCACTGTCATGATTGTGACAAGTGTGTTCTTCAGTTTGATCATCATTGTGTTTGGCTTGGTAACTGCATTGGGCAGGGCAATCATTGTCGATTTTG GTGGTACCTTTGTGAAGAGACAGCGTTGTGCCTCTGGACTGGCATCTTATATATTTCATACTTGAAGGATCACATTAAAAGTTCTTG GTGGCGGGATGCAATCATGATAGTACTGTTGATTACTTTGTCAATCTCTCTTATCTTTCTGCTTTTGCTACTTCTATTTCATAG TTATCTTATTTTGACAAATCAGACTACTTATGAACTTGTAAGGAGAAGACGAATTCCTTATCTAAG GGGAATTCCTGAAAGAGTGCACCCATTTAGTAAAGGAGTATCTAGAAATGTATACAATTTCTGCTGCGGAAGTAGCAGCGTATACAACATGGAGCGGCTCCCGACACCTCAGGAGACAGAGGAAAAGTCAAGACCGTACACGTGTCTGGATGTCGTAACCTGTCGATGTTGCTGA
- the LOC112747678 gene encoding protein S-acyltransferase 10-like isoform X3, which translates to MTIVGICRPMRSPWDQPMDRCLRFFPCLIDPARRSAMCVKLVLVTVHLVYIGVLFLIDGDLIEKTKKEPVYTACYLLLFFVTLIQYFVTSISSPGYVLDAMMTLTERNVLYRKTSEASSLPASGKNGSFVVAVEGSQAGKNISGNNTPTWSKLVADLYPMGTTIRTWTCSYCNVEQPPRSKHCHDCDKCVLQFDHHCVWLGNCIGQGNHCRFWWYLCEETALCLWTGILYISYLKDHIKSSCYLILTNQTTYELVRRRRIPYLRGIPERVHPFSKGVSRNVYNFCCGSSSVYNMERLPTPQETEEKSRPYTCLDVVTCRCC; encoded by the exons ATGACGATCGTTGGTATATGCCGCCCTATGCGTTCCCCTTGGGATCAACCCATGGATCGCTGCCTCAGATTCTTTCCATGCCTCATTGACCCTG CTCGGAGGTCTGCGATGTGCGTGAAATTGGTCTTGGTGACTGTCCATTTGGTTTATATTGGCGTTCTCTTCTTAATTGATGGAGATTTGATAGAAAAGACTAAGAAGGAACCGGT GTACACTGCTTGTTACTTGCTGTTGTTCTTTGTTACTTTAATACAATACTTTGTTACATCTATTTCTTCTCCGGG CTATGTCCTTGATGCCATGATGACTCTTACTGAGAGAAATGTCCTATACAGAAAGACATCAGAAGCCTCAAG TCTACCAGCTTCAGGCAAAAATGGGAGTTTCGTTGTTGCTGTCGAGGGATCTCAGGCAGGAAAAAATATTTCAGGAAATAATACACCAACTTGGTCAAAGTTAGTGGCAGACTTGTATCCTATGGGAACAACAATCAG AACATGGACATGCAGCTACTGCAATGTGGAACAG CCTCCACGATCAAAGCACTGTCATGATTGTGACAAGTGTGTTCTTCAGTTTGATCATCATTGTGTTTGGCTTGGTAACTGCATTGGGCAGGGCAATCATTGTCGATTTTG GTGGTACCTTTGTGAAGAGACAGCGTTGTGCCTCTGGACTGGCATCTTATATATTTCATACTTGAAGGATCACATTAAAAGTTCTTG TTATCTTATTTTGACAAATCAGACTACTTATGAACTTGTAAGGAGAAGACGAATTCCTTATCTAAG GGGAATTCCTGAAAGAGTGCACCCATTTAGTAAAGGAGTATCTAGAAATGTATACAATTTCTGCTGCGGAAGTAGCAGCGTATACAACATGGAGCGGCTCCCGACACCTCAGGAGACAGAGGAAAAGTCAAGACCGTACACGTGTCTGGATGTCGTAACCTGTCGATGTTGCTGA
- the LOC112747678 gene encoding protein S-acyltransferase 10-like isoform X4: MTIVGICRPMRSPWDQPMDRCLRFFPCLIDPARRSAMCVKLVLVTVHLVYIGVLFLIDGDLIEKTKKEPVYVLDAMMTLTERNVLYRKTSEASSLPASGKNGSFVVAVEGSQAGKNISGNNTPTWSKLVADLYPMGTTIRTWTCSYCNVEQPPRSKHCHDCDKCVLQFDHHCVWLGNCIGQGNHCRFWWYLCEETALCLWTGILYISYLKDHIKSSCYLILTNQTTYELVRRRRIPYLRGIPERVHPFSKGVSRNVYNFCCGSSSVYNMERLPTPQETEEKSRPYTCLDVVTCRCC, from the exons ATGACGATCGTTGGTATATGCCGCCCTATGCGTTCCCCTTGGGATCAACCCATGGATCGCTGCCTCAGATTCTTTCCATGCCTCATTGACCCTG CTCGGAGGTCTGCGATGTGCGTGAAATTGGTCTTGGTGACTGTCCATTTGGTTTATATTGGCGTTCTCTTCTTAATTGATGGAGATTTGATAGAAAAGACTAAGAAGGAACCGGT CTATGTCCTTGATGCCATGATGACTCTTACTGAGAGAAATGTCCTATACAGAAAGACATCAGAAGCCTCAAG TCTACCAGCTTCAGGCAAAAATGGGAGTTTCGTTGTTGCTGTCGAGGGATCTCAGGCAGGAAAAAATATTTCAGGAAATAATACACCAACTTGGTCAAAGTTAGTGGCAGACTTGTATCCTATGGGAACAACAATCAG AACATGGACATGCAGCTACTGCAATGTGGAACAG CCTCCACGATCAAAGCACTGTCATGATTGTGACAAGTGTGTTCTTCAGTTTGATCATCATTGTGTTTGGCTTGGTAACTGCATTGGGCAGGGCAATCATTGTCGATTTTG GTGGTACCTTTGTGAAGAGACAGCGTTGTGCCTCTGGACTGGCATCTTATATATTTCATACTTGAAGGATCACATTAAAAGTTCTTG TTATCTTATTTTGACAAATCAGACTACTTATGAACTTGTAAGGAGAAGACGAATTCCTTATCTAAG GGGAATTCCTGAAAGAGTGCACCCATTTAGTAAAGGAGTATCTAGAAATGTATACAATTTCTGCTGCGGAAGTAGCAGCGTATACAACATGGAGCGGCTCCCGACACCTCAGGAGACAGAGGAAAAGTCAAGACCGTACACGTGTCTGGATGTCGTAACCTGTCGATGTTGCTGA
- the LOC112747678 gene encoding protein S-acyltransferase 10-like isoform X2, with product MTIVGICRPMRSPWDQPMDRCLRFFPCLIDPARRSAMCVKLVLVTVHLVYIGVLFLIDGDLIEKTKKEPVYVLDAMMTLTERNVLYRKTSEASSLPASGKNGSFVVAVEGSQAGKNISGNNTPTWSKLVADLYPMGTTIRTWTCSYCNVEQPPRSKHCHDCDKCVLQFDHHCVWLGNCIGQGNHCRFWWYLCEETALCLWTGILYISYLKDHIKSSWWRDAIMIVLLITLSISLIFLLLLLLFHSYLILTNQTTYELVRRRRIPYLRGIPERVHPFSKGVSRNVYNFCCGSSSVYNMERLPTPQETEEKSRPYTCLDVVTCRCC from the exons ATGACGATCGTTGGTATATGCCGCCCTATGCGTTCCCCTTGGGATCAACCCATGGATCGCTGCCTCAGATTCTTTCCATGCCTCATTGACCCTG CTCGGAGGTCTGCGATGTGCGTGAAATTGGTCTTGGTGACTGTCCATTTGGTTTATATTGGCGTTCTCTTCTTAATTGATGGAGATTTGATAGAAAAGACTAAGAAGGAACCGGT CTATGTCCTTGATGCCATGATGACTCTTACTGAGAGAAATGTCCTATACAGAAAGACATCAGAAGCCTCAAG TCTACCAGCTTCAGGCAAAAATGGGAGTTTCGTTGTTGCTGTCGAGGGATCTCAGGCAGGAAAAAATATTTCAGGAAATAATACACCAACTTGGTCAAAGTTAGTGGCAGACTTGTATCCTATGGGAACAACAATCAG AACATGGACATGCAGCTACTGCAATGTGGAACAG CCTCCACGATCAAAGCACTGTCATGATTGTGACAAGTGTGTTCTTCAGTTTGATCATCATTGTGTTTGGCTTGGTAACTGCATTGGGCAGGGCAATCATTGTCGATTTTG GTGGTACCTTTGTGAAGAGACAGCGTTGTGCCTCTGGACTGGCATCTTATATATTTCATACTTGAAGGATCACATTAAAAGTTCTTG GTGGCGGGATGCAATCATGATAGTACTGTTGATTACTTTGTCAATCTCTCTTATCTTTCTGCTTTTGCTACTTCTATTTCATAG TTATCTTATTTTGACAAATCAGACTACTTATGAACTTGTAAGGAGAAGACGAATTCCTTATCTAAG GGGAATTCCTGAAAGAGTGCACCCATTTAGTAAAGGAGTATCTAGAAATGTATACAATTTCTGCTGCGGAAGTAGCAGCGTATACAACATGGAGCGGCTCCCGACACCTCAGGAGACAGAGGAAAAGTCAAGACCGTACACGTGTCTGGATGTCGTAACCTGTCGATGTTGCTGA
- the LOC112747680 gene encoding lysine histidine transporter-like 8, translated as MAMATNEANKKTMEISSAPITPRTGTPMVSSPPVSCPPSQFHSPSLTRSPLLHSENGDEVDGIATSKTKTPKTPRTPRTPRTPLRISNLTPRFITPLGSPVRKALRFTKLDPHDAWLPITQSRNGNKFYAAFHTLCSGIGIQALILPFSFTVLGWTWGIISLSVAFVWQLYTLWLLVHLHESVEHGIRFSRYLQLCFATFGERLGKVLAMFPIIYLSAGTCTTIIILGASTARTFYQIICGTTCTAKPMTTVEWYLVFTCVAVVLSQLPSLNSIAGVSLIGAVTAVGYCTSIWITSVAQGTLPGVNYNPVRHGTSAKDAFNILNALGIVAFAFRGHNLILEIQATMPSSEKHPSHVPMWKGVKASYALIAACLFPLSIGGYWAYGQMIPSGGMLTALYMFHSQDVSRFVLGLTSLFVVINGLCSFQIYGMPVFDDMESNYVKMKKQPCPWWLRVIFRILFGFICFFIAVAIPFLSSLAGLIGGISLPVTLAYPSFMWLKFKKPKKYGPSWCINWFLGVLGMCLSALFVAASIYVIVDTGVNVSFFNPK; from the exons ATGGCTATGGCTACAAATGAAGCTAATAAGAAAACAATGGAAATAAGTTCAGCACCAATAACACCAAGAACAGGGACACCAATGGTGTCATCACCACCAGTTTCATGTCCACCCTCTCAGTTTCACTCACCATCACTAACAAGGTCACCACTTCTGCATTCAGAGAATGGAGATGAAGTAGATGGGATTGCAACAAGTAAAACCAAGACACcaaaaacaccaagaacaccaagaacaccaagaacaccattAAGGATCTCAAATTTGACACCAAGGTTTATCACACCTTTGGGAAGCCCTGTGAGGAAAGCACTCAGGTTCACAAAGCTTGATCCTCATGATGCTTGGCTTCCAATCACTCAATCAAGGAATGGAAACAAGTTCTATGCTGCTTTTCATACTCTTTGTTCTGGGATTGGAATTCAGGCTCTTATTCTTCCTTTCTCCTTCACTGTTCTTGGTTG GACATGGGGAATAATCAGTTTGAGTGTAGCTTTTGTATGGCAATTATACACTCTATGGTTGTTGGTGCATCTTCACGAATCTGTAGAGCATGGAATTCGTTTCAGTCGATACCTTCAACTCTGTTTTGCTACATTTG GGGAGAGACTGGGAAAAGTGCTAGCAATGTTTCCAATAATATACTTATCAGCAGGGACATGCACAACCATAATAATATTGGGAGCATCAACGGCAAGAACATTCTACCAAATAATATGCGGGACCACGTGCACCGCAAAGCCCATGACCACAGTAGAGTGGTACCTAGTGTTCACATGTGTGGCAGTGGTGCTGTCCCAGTTGCCAAGTTTGAACTCCATTGCTGGGGTTTCACTCATTGGTGCTGTCACTGCTGTAGGGTACTGTACCTCCATTTGGATCACCTCTGTTGCTCAGGGTACCCTACCCGGTGTTAACTATAATCCTGTTAGGCATGGAACCAGTGCTAAGGATGCTTTTAATATTCTTAATGCACTTGGGATTGTTGCCTTTGCTTTTAGGGGACATAATCTCATCCTTGAAATTCAG GCCACTATGCCTTCAAGCGAGAAGCATCCATCGCACGTGCCAATGTGGAAAGGAGTGAAGGCTTCATACGCACTCATTGCTGCATGCTTATTTCCCCTATCCATTGGCGGCTATTGGGCTTATGGCCAAAtg ATTCCTTCAGGAGGAATGCTGACTGCACTATACATGTTCCATTCTCAAGACGTATCAAGATTTGTGCTGGGATTGACGAGTTTATTCGTAGTAATCAATGGATTGTGCTCATTCCAAATCTATGGCATGCCGGTTTTTGATGACATGGAATCAAATTACGTAAAGATGAAGAAGCAGCCATGCCCATGGTGGCTAAGGGTGATTTTCAGGATCTTATTTGGGTTTATCTGCTTCTTCATTGCTGTGGCAATTCCATTCTTGTCAAGCTTGGCAGGTTTGATTGGAGGAATTTCATTGCCTGTGACATTGGCATACCCTTCCTTCATGTGGCTCAAGTTTAAGAAGCCCAAGAAATATGGTCCTTCTTGGTGTATAAATTGGTTCTTGGGGGTCTTAGGGATGTGCCTTAGTGCCCTTTTTGTTGCAGCTAGCATCTATGTTATTGTTGATACTGGAGTTAATGTTAGCTTCTTCAATCCTAAGTAA